The sequence GAGGGTTATATAAAGGTTATGCAAGAGTGTTGCATAGTGTGTGAGTTTTATGAGTCTTAGTTTTGAGTGATTTTCTAAGACATTGAGGTTTCAATAAGAAGAGTTTCTTTTGAGATATATTATTCTTGTGTTTGTGAGGTTTGATATCGAGCTATACGAGTTCTATACGgattctatatttggtatcagagcgcaGTTGACGAGAAATCTGTAAGAAAGACCGAAATACCCTTTGAATGATGAATGAGTGATGAATGGGTATCCTATGAGTTATGAATGAAAGGTGTGTGGCAGAAATCAAGTCAGAAGATCTTGGAAGTCAGTTGTGGGACACGAgatgaatgtgatccttagtttgagagggagaatgtgagataacaaactaagtcctacattggagaattagacaatgagtgtctaatatataaagagatgtccaactctaatagtacaAGGCCTTTTGGGATGGAAACCAAAAGCAAATCCATGCGGGCCAGTCTTTAAGGCCCATAGTGGACAATTtcgtactaatcggataatatagagttggacatgggaTTTCACAATGCCAACATTTTACAAGATATGGAAATGGTAATCTAAACAAGGCTCAGAGGTGTGTTCAAACATGTCATGTCATGTCTCCTTAAGGTGAGCCTCAAACTGAGAATCAAAATAAAGATAAAGACTGAAATGGGTAAGTGAAGAGTTTGAAGTCGATAGGTTAGTGTGTTCAAATATGTCATGTCTCCTTGCTCTCATCTctcatcttttttttggtttttgatattttctcttcttctcatcaTTGCGATCTTGGAAATCTCGGACGCTCAGTGGTCACCACGAAAAAAGTTGAGTGTTACAATCTAGTTAATCGCACAATTATGAAAAATGTTCTTGGGTGGGCCTAAAAATGGCAAAAGAAAGTCAAATCAAAGTGTGCATGTTAGGCTTGGCCCATTGTATTGTATTCTTCTACGGTTCTACCTCCCGCGGTCCCGCCCATAGAACAAAGAAAAGAGACAAGACATTTGTGTCCTCCTCCTTGTTTCAGATTACATCTCATAGATGCTACTAGAACCATTTGCCCTACACGCTTCCCACGTGTCAGTCTCTCTTCCCACAGAAATCCACTTTGTGgtctttttctgttttcttttataaaaaataaacagaatCCCTCTTTCTTATCCTACTCAATAAAATATCTGAACCttagagaagaaggaagaagaaaagatgACGACgcagaagaaagagatggaagtGGTGAAGGATCTTGACTTGGAGAGATACATGGGCCGTTGGTACGAGATTGCTTCTTTCCCTTCCATTTTTCAGCCCAAGAACGGTGTTGACACTCGCGCCACCTACACCCTCAACCCTGACGGCACGGTGCACGTCTTGAACGAGACGTGGAACGGTGGCAAGAGAGCTTTCATCCAAGGCTCAGCCTACAAGACTGATCCTAAGAGCGACGAGGCTAAGTTCAAAGTTAAGTTCTACGTCCCTCCTTTCCTCCCTATCATTCCTGTCACTGGAGATTACTGGGTGTTGTATATTGATCCTGAGTACCAGCATGCCGTCATCGGCCAGCCTTCGAGGAGTTATCTCTGGGTATGTCTTTTTGCCTTTGTCTTTATGATGAATGATAGAAAAAGCTAAGGATTGATATTGAGTATGTGGGATATGTGGTGTAGATACTGAGCAGGACGGCGCATGTGGAAGAAGAGACATACAAGCAGCTGCTGCAGAAGGCGGTGGAGGAAGGGTACGATGTCAGCAAGCTTCACAAGACCCCTCAGGGTGACACACCACCTGAGTCCAACGCTGCTCCTGACGACACCAAGGGTGTTTGGTGGTTCAAATCTATGTTCGGCAAATAGTTACAGAAACACAAGACCTTCGTTTCACCTCCTGTTACTTCCATTGCTTGTGTAATAATATTACTACCCCTTATGTTTACTCTAGTAATCATCGTAAAGCTTTCGTgtatattgaacatctaaagtAAATCTATTTGCGTAACAAAGTTGTCTTTTATACATAAATGGTAACAAAGTGAGAAGATGAACACAAGCAATCATATAAAAATTGGCAGACAATTGTAACTGAAATGTATATGGATAGCACACCGCACAACACGAGTCTGGTGGAATATTAAAGTGTAGAGACACGGGATCAAATgcataaaaaagaaaaacagagtcGCCCCGAGCAGAAGTTTGGTTGACTATATATACCTTAGGACATCCACAGTTGAAGCTCAAAGAATAGTGCAGCATGAATTCGTTTTCTTCGCTTGCTTGTAGAACATCTGTTTCAACCAATACATGAAAAAAATCAGGTTCCCATCTAGAAATCGTCCACAACTCCTCTATCCATCTAACCCGATAATAGCATGTTACGGTTACCAGCATGTGATGCCCTTTCTACCGTGTTTACTAACTATACTCAGAGGACCCAGACTGTTGAAAAAGAAAGCAATATAAGCTGAGAAAAGCTAGCTAGTATGGGACTGTAGAAGGTTACCTGCGACGCCATGCTCAAATCTGAGCTCTTCTCCACTAGGCTGTCCAGCTTCTCACCACGGGCTAGAACGCTATCAATGGTTTTATGCTGTAATACAGAACATAGATTCAGTCCATAAAAATCTATTGTATTGGATCTGCACGACTTTCTTGTTTTGAAATTACAGAAGAAATGAGACTCACTGACAGAACATCATTTATGCAAATTTAATCGCTGTTGGCAGAAACATAGGAAAAAAGAGAGGATAAAGAGACCGCACAACTTACAATGATAATCTTGGTCTCATCCAACTCCCTCTGGATTTTCAACAGCTTATCAGCCTCTGCTGGATCCTGAAGATTACAAATAAAGTGCAACACCAGAAACACTTTAGACCAAACCACTCAACAAAACCAACTTGATCATAAAATAATGGGGCCAATAAAACTAGTTCATGAGGAATCATCATTAAAGGTGGATCCTTTATGTCCACCCAAATTAGCATATACCTAAAAAGTTTTGTTCAACAAGCTTCAAAGGGGGGAAATGAGAAAAACAGAGTTGCACAAGTGAAGAGAAACCTGAAATTTGGTAAGAGCATCGGCCAAGTAAGGCCAGGGCTGAGCGGAGTCTTCTTTAGCAGACCTCCATGTCTCCCCAAAACTCTTCTGATACTCATCTATGACCTGAGAAAACAAATTGATTGTCAAATCATTTCCTATTCACGACAACCTAGACATGGAATTACACAAGGAGTGATTTTTTGAAGACCTGATTGAGAAGAGAAAAGGCACTACGAACAGGGTAATGATCGTCCATGAATCCAACAGCGCAAAGGCCATTTCTATTGTAAGCGTGAACCTTGTACTCTGCACATCAAATTCAAAGGATACAATCCCTAATTACCACCAAAATCGACGAGAACAACCAAACCTTTAATCACATAAAGATTCTGATTCCTGAATCAGAAGAGGTGAGGAATCAATTGCAAAAcctaatcataaaattttcgAAATCTAAAGGGTATAAAATTAGATCCGAGGGAAAGGAGGAGATCTAAAGGTAGGGAAGAACCTTCGTGCTGGACGGATTGGCGCTGGGAAGGAGGGGTGCGGCTGGCGACAGTGCGACCGACGAAGACGACGAACTCCTTGACGCTAGATCGCTGGAAATAGCCGAAGTGAGAGACGTCGGAGGCGTTGGCGAGGATGACGGGATCCGTGGTTTCGGGAGCGGCCTTGAGGACGAGCAAGGCGGTGATCTTCATAGCTGCCTGCGGTGGATCGGAGGTTGCGTGACAACGAAGCGATTAAACGGAAGGGGGAGGAGAGGCGTCGGCACCTgggaaaatgaaaactttttgtCCGGTGGTGAAAAAGAGCTTTAGTTATCGATGACATTCATTATATACCCACCCTCGCTATCTATTTCTTATTTCATAAGAATTATattctataaattataataacatTCCTccatttataaaacaaaaagaaaatcattctTCAATTATAGAAAAAACACATTAGAGCAGAAATCCcatttctaattttttcttctattttataaatttcggATTGAAGATGACATAAATTCCAAAGGGGTACTATTCGTTTTTAATAGActtaaaaattcatatataatttataattttaactaaaatttatattaattttcagATACAACATACAGACTTTAGTCACTATTTATAGAACCTGATTactttaaatatacatatatatatatatatataatattttacaatttgGAACAAGTTAACTTAAATCTATTAGTAAATTCATACCATTGAACAATACATCATTTGAACTAaacttaaaaatcataaaactatttacacatgatttcaatataaatttataaaatgaaaaacaccAAATGTAATTTGGATTTACAAATCTATTACACATACCAAAAATCTCCGCTAAAAcattcaaaaatttatgaaacaATAATTatgtaagaaattaaaaatataggaaaaaacaagaaaagcggTTAAGAAAGGAATGGCGGGGAAAACGAGATAAAAATAGTAAGTAAATGGCCATAAAATGGGATTAGAGAGTTAACTTTTTTCTTTAACACGTTAATTAACCTCTTTGTGTTTGACgacctcttcttcttcgtttcttTTCCCTTGTGAAGAAACACAAGGAGGAAAACAAggggaa is a genomic window of Brassica napus cultivar Da-Ae chromosome A2, Da-Ae, whole genome shotgun sequence containing:
- the LOC106388409 gene encoding VAMP-like protein YKT61, yielding MKITALLVLKAAPETTDPVILANASDVSHFGYFQRSSVKEFVVFVGRTVASRTPPSQRQSVQHEEYKVHAYNRNGLCAVGFMDDHYPVRSAFSLLNQVIDEYQKSFGETWRSAKEDSAQPWPYLADALTKFQDPAEADKLLKIQRELDETKIIIHKTIDSVLARGEKLDSLVEKSSDLSMASQMFYKQAKKTNSCCTIL
- the LOC106388416 gene encoding temperature-induced lipocalin-1-like isoform X2, yielding MTTQKKEMEVVKDLDLERYMGRWYEIASFPSIFQPKNGVDTRATYTLNPDGTVHVLNETWNGGKRAFIQGSAYKTDPKSDEAKFKVKFYVPPFLPIIPVTGDYWVLYIDPEYQHAVIGQPSRSYLWILSRTAHVEEETYKQLLQKAVEEGYDVSKLHKTPQGDTPPESNAAPDDTKGVWWFKSMFGK